The proteins below come from a single Candidatus Palauibacter polyketidifaciens genomic window:
- a CDS encoding ABC transporter substrate-binding protein, which yields MLVAAAGCAFIAGNPPVEMATSSTVDREGAQAALRLAESDYEQGRFAAAAARADSLDAAWRELGSLRGLADRALSVAGRALEAQRLPGAAADRYGRLLARGPASTLGTATLERLVRILSDTGREPEAVAAILSAPQGLETMGAEDLRRLTGALTTQELRSLTGNFPPETAAAAIVHTQLIRLLIVEEQGDEARRLAARVLEGEPAEPERVTAEMIVEAGTDLGSGSARIGAILPLTGDLAALGRVLREGIELAVERYRDERPAGFDVELIFVDDESNPENTAGLVRSLEGQDVVAILGPLRSESFAAASRARGNQRLPIISPTATDVLRPASATYTLYDAGTRVSDVARELARWTLEDLRLRRVAVLEPDGVGLGGAIDAFTRTIRENGGLLVGHERYDPGVTTFQAPIEAVAASEPDVVFAPAASVSGVLAIAPQLFYYGLYNVIVMGSGAWAEPAALRRLERFATDHRVIGLATDRVSPGTPWRRFVADYERRYRKALRDNIMPALAHDATLLVLSALDGARLPIPAALAAYLESGPEVEGVTGRLRPVAERSVVRRSTEIRMLVDGSPVEADREELLSWLAEVRAAPSPFAPRDSLRVDTLRADTRSRVRTASIR from the coding sequence GTGCTGGTCGCGGCCGCGGGTTGTGCGTTCATCGCCGGCAACCCACCCGTCGAGATGGCCACGTCGAGCACCGTGGATCGGGAAGGGGCGCAGGCCGCACTCCGCCTCGCCGAGTCCGACTACGAGCAGGGACGCTTCGCCGCCGCCGCGGCGCGCGCGGACTCCCTCGACGCCGCATGGCGTGAACTGGGATCTCTCCGGGGCCTCGCGGACCGGGCCCTCTCCGTGGCGGGTCGGGCGCTGGAGGCACAGAGGCTCCCGGGCGCCGCCGCGGATCGTTACGGCAGGCTCCTCGCGCGGGGGCCCGCCTCAACCCTGGGAACGGCCACTCTGGAGCGACTGGTTCGGATCCTCTCCGACACCGGCCGCGAGCCCGAAGCGGTCGCTGCGATCCTCTCCGCGCCCCAGGGACTGGAGACGATGGGCGCGGAGGATCTCCGCCGGTTGACCGGCGCCCTCACGACCCAGGAATTACGCTCGTTGACCGGGAACTTCCCGCCGGAGACGGCTGCGGCCGCGATCGTTCATACCCAACTCATCCGCCTGCTCATCGTCGAGGAGCAGGGGGACGAAGCGAGGCGTCTGGCCGCCCGCGTCCTGGAGGGGGAGCCCGCCGAACCGGAGCGGGTCACGGCGGAGATGATCGTCGAAGCGGGAACGGATCTCGGCAGCGGCAGCGCGCGCATCGGCGCGATCCTCCCGCTCACGGGGGACCTCGCGGCTCTGGGCCGGGTGCTGCGCGAGGGGATCGAACTCGCGGTCGAGCGATACCGTGACGAGCGCCCGGCCGGCTTCGATGTCGAACTCATCTTCGTCGATGACGAATCGAATCCGGAGAACACGGCGGGTCTCGTGCGGTCGCTCGAAGGACAGGACGTGGTCGCGATCCTGGGTCCGCTTCGCTCCGAGTCGTTCGCGGCGGCGTCGCGGGCCCGCGGGAATCAGAGATTGCCGATCATCAGCCCCACGGCGACGGACGTGCTGAGGCCCGCGTCGGCGACCTATACGCTCTACGATGCGGGGACGCGCGTCTCGGATGTGGCGCGGGAACTGGCGCGCTGGACGCTGGAGGATCTGCGGCTCCGCCGGGTCGCCGTCCTCGAGCCGGATGGGGTCGGGCTCGGAGGCGCGATCGATGCGTTCACGCGAACGATCCGGGAGAACGGCGGCCTGCTCGTGGGGCACGAACGCTACGATCCCGGGGTCACGACCTTCCAGGCACCCATCGAAGCCGTCGCGGCCTCGGAGCCCGACGTCGTCTTCGCGCCGGCGGCGTCCGTGTCCGGCGTCCTCGCCATCGCGCCTCAACTCTTCTATTACGGGCTCTACAACGTGATCGTGATGGGGAGCGGGGCCTGGGCCGAGCCGGCCGCGTTGCGCCGCCTCGAACGCTTCGCGACGGACCATCGCGTGATCGGTCTCGCGACGGACCGCGTCAGCCCGGGTACGCCGTGGCGGCGATTCGTCGCGGATTATGAGAGACGATACCGAAAGGCGTTGCGGGACAACATTATGCCGGCTCTGGCACACGATGCGACGCTCCTGGTTCTTTCCGCTCTCGATGGCGCGAGACTGCCGATCCCGGCCGCGCTCGCGGCATACCTCGAATCGGGACCGGAAGTCGAGGGCGTTACGGGCCGTCTGCGTCCCGTTGCCGAGCGGTCGGTCGTACGGCGCTCCACGGAGATCCGCATGCTGGTGGACGGTTCGCCCGTGGAGGCGGACAGAGAGGAACTTCTCAGCTGGCTGGCAGAGGTGCGTGCGGCGCCGTCTCCCTTTGCGCCGCGTGACTCGCTGCGCGTGGACACCCTGCGCGCGGACACGCGGTCCCGGGTGCGAACGGCGAGCATCCGGTGA
- a CDS encoding acyl-CoA carboxylase subunit beta: protein MREKVAELEARSERAARGDPDRLARQHARGKLGARERLEILLDEGSFVEFDRFVEHRCTDFGLEDRRIPGDGVITGYGRIDGRTVYVFSQDFTVFGGSLSEAHAGKIVKVLDLATRNGTPFIGINDSGGARIQEGVASLGGYADIFLRNTLASGVIPQLSAILGPCSGGAVYSPAITDFVFMVDGVSHMFITGPGVVKTVTHEDVTFDELGGAAVHASRSGVAHFRSATEVEALGAVRRLLSYLPSNNQETPPWRETTDPADRADAALLEIVPDDPKLPYDMLDIIRRVVDADSLMEVHAEYARNIITGFARLGGNAVGIIGNQPAVLAGVLDSDASIKAARFVRFCDAFNVPLVTFEDVPGFLPGLREEHEGIIRNGAKLLFAYCEATVPKLTVITRKAYGGAYDVMSSKHIRGDLNLAWPSAEIAVMGAKGAVEVLFRREIAAAEDPVARTAELEAEYRAKFANPYLAAERGFIDDVIDPRETRGRLVSGLEAMAEKRDRNPPRKHGNIPL, encoded by the coding sequence ATGCGCGAGAAGGTGGCCGAACTCGAGGCCCGATCCGAGCGGGCCGCGCGCGGGGACCCGGATCGGCTCGCCCGCCAGCACGCGCGCGGCAAGCTGGGCGCCAGGGAGCGCCTCGAGATCCTCCTCGACGAGGGGAGCTTCGTGGAGTTCGACCGCTTCGTCGAGCACCGCTGCACGGACTTCGGGCTTGAAGATCGGCGCATCCCCGGCGACGGCGTCATCACCGGCTACGGCCGCATCGACGGACGGACCGTCTATGTGTTCAGCCAGGATTTTACGGTCTTCGGAGGCTCGCTCTCGGAAGCGCACGCCGGCAAGATCGTGAAGGTCCTGGATCTCGCGACGCGGAACGGGACCCCCTTCATCGGCATCAACGACTCGGGTGGCGCACGGATTCAGGAAGGGGTCGCCTCGCTCGGCGGCTACGCGGACATCTTCCTCCGAAACACGCTGGCGTCGGGCGTGATCCCGCAACTGAGCGCGATTCTGGGGCCATGTTCCGGAGGCGCGGTCTACAGCCCCGCCATCACGGACTTCGTGTTCATGGTGGACGGAGTGAGCCACATGTTCATCACGGGCCCCGGCGTCGTGAAGACGGTGACGCACGAGGACGTGACGTTCGACGAACTCGGCGGCGCCGCCGTGCACGCGAGCCGGTCCGGCGTGGCACACTTCCGGTCGGCGACCGAGGTCGAGGCGCTCGGGGCCGTGCGCCGCCTCCTGTCCTATCTGCCTTCGAACAACCAGGAGACGCCCCCGTGGCGGGAGACGACGGACCCGGCGGACCGGGCCGACGCGGCGCTTCTCGAGATCGTGCCCGACGACCCGAAGCTCCCGTACGACATGTTGGACATCATCCGTCGCGTCGTCGACGCCGACAGCCTGATGGAGGTTCACGCCGAGTACGCCCGCAACATCATCACGGGCTTCGCCCGACTCGGGGGGAACGCCGTGGGCATCATCGGCAACCAGCCCGCGGTCCTCGCCGGCGTCCTGGACAGCGATGCGAGCATCAAGGCCGCGCGGTTCGTCCGCTTCTGTGATGCGTTCAACGTTCCGCTGGTGACCTTCGAGGATGTGCCCGGCTTTCTCCCGGGACTGAGGGAGGAGCACGAGGGCATCATACGAAACGGCGCGAAGCTCCTCTTCGCGTACTGCGAGGCGACGGTGCCGAAGCTCACCGTCATCACGCGCAAGGCCTACGGCGGCGCGTACGACGTCATGTCGTCCAAGCATATCCGGGGCGACCTCAACCTCGCCTGGCCGAGCGCGGAGATCGCGGTGATGGGCGCGAAGGGCGCGGTGGAGGTCCTCTTCCGGCGCGAGATTGCCGCGGCCGAGGACCCCGTGGCGCGCACGGCCGAACTCGAAGCGGAATATCGGGCGAAGTTCGCCAACCCCTATCTCGCCGCCGAACGCGGGTTCATCGACGATGTGATCGACCCCCGCGAGACGCGCGGGCGTCTCGTTTCGGGGCTCGAAGCCATGGCCGAGAAGCGCGATCGCAACCCGCCCAGGAAGCACGGCAATATCCCGTTGTGA
- a CDS encoding acetyl-CoA carboxylase biotin carboxylase subunit, whose protein sequence is MFDKVLIANRGEIAVRIIRACHEEGLGTVAVYSDVDRRAPHVLLAGEAVRIGGAAAAESYLSIDRLLAAAEETGAGAVHPGYGFLAENAGFARAVEARGLVHIGPPADAIEIMGDKTRARARMEGAGVPVIPGSAPLDSARDAILEAERIGFPVLLKAAAGGGGKGMQVVSDEEQMAGAFGRATRAAQSAFGDGRVFAERFLGSPRHIEIQVLADEERTVDFGERECSIQRRHQKLIEEAPSTAIDDALRRRMAEVAVRAAEAVGYRGAGTVEFLVEEGEFFFLEMNTRIQVEHPVTELVTGVDLVRQQLRVARGLPLLGGGEPPTARGHAIECRINAEDPAAGFLPSMGRIDRLEVPTGPGVRWDGGIRNGSDVGPHYDSLLGKLVVHASDRDAAIRRMRSALEGLVIGGVETTVPWHLAVMDEADYRANDLSIRYVEEHPGLGGAADPGLRDVAMAAAVLLADEDRPRVVAGGARRSRDGANGLSAWMRADREW, encoded by the coding sequence ATGTTCGACAAAGTTCTGATCGCGAACCGCGGCGAGATCGCGGTTCGGATCATCCGTGCGTGCCACGAGGAAGGCCTCGGGACGGTCGCGGTCTACTCCGATGTGGATCGCCGGGCCCCCCACGTGCTTCTCGCGGGCGAGGCGGTCCGGATCGGGGGGGCCGCCGCCGCGGAGAGCTACCTGTCGATCGACAGGCTCCTCGCGGCCGCGGAGGAGACGGGGGCGGGGGCGGTCCATCCGGGGTACGGCTTTCTGGCCGAGAACGCCGGTTTCGCTCGCGCCGTCGAAGCGAGGGGTCTCGTGCACATCGGACCTCCCGCCGACGCGATCGAAATCATGGGCGACAAGACGCGGGCCCGGGCCCGGATGGAGGGAGCCGGGGTGCCCGTGATACCGGGCAGCGCCCCGCTCGATTCCGCGCGCGACGCCATCCTCGAAGCTGAGCGGATCGGGTTCCCCGTCCTCCTGAAGGCGGCGGCCGGCGGCGGCGGCAAGGGCATGCAGGTCGTCTCCGACGAGGAGCAGATGGCCGGAGCGTTCGGGCGCGCGACGCGGGCGGCGCAGAGCGCCTTCGGCGACGGACGCGTGTTCGCGGAGCGCTTCCTCGGTTCCCCCCGGCACATCGAGATCCAGGTGCTCGCCGACGAAGAGCGAACCGTGGACTTCGGCGAGCGGGAGTGCTCGATCCAGCGGCGACACCAGAAGCTGATCGAAGAAGCGCCCTCCACGGCGATCGATGATGCGCTCCGGCGCCGAATGGCGGAGGTCGCCGTGCGGGCGGCGGAGGCGGTCGGCTACCGCGGCGCGGGCACGGTCGAGTTTCTGGTCGAAGAGGGCGAGTTCTTCTTCCTCGAAATGAACACCCGGATTCAGGTCGAGCATCCCGTGACGGAACTCGTCACCGGCGTGGACCTCGTCCGTCAGCAACTGCGCGTCGCACGGGGGCTCCCGTTGCTCGGCGGCGGCGAGCCGCCCACCGCCCGCGGGCACGCGATCGAGTGCCGGATCAACGCGGAGGATCCGGCCGCCGGATTCCTCCCATCCATGGGTCGAATCGACCGCCTCGAAGTGCCGACGGGGCCCGGCGTACGCTGGGATGGCGGGATCCGGAACGGGTCGGACGTCGGTCCGCACTACGACTCGCTGCTCGGCAAGCTGGTCGTCCACGCCTCGGATCGGGACGCTGCGATCCGGCGCATGCGGTCCGCGCTCGAGGGGCTCGTCATCGGCGGCGTCGAGACGACGGTCCCCTGGCACCTCGCGGTGATGGACGAAGCCGACTACCGGGCGAACGATCTCTCCATCCGGTACGTGGAGGAGCACCCCGGACTCGGAGGGGCCGCGGACCCCGGGCTGCGCGACGTGGCCATGGCGGCCGCGGTGCTCCTCGCGGATGAGGATCGGCCGCGGGTGGTTGCCGGCGGTGCGCGGCGCTCCCGCGACGGAGCGAACGGGTTGTCGGCGTGGATGCGCGCGGATCGGGAGTGGTGA
- a CDS encoding biotin/lipoyl-containing protein, translating into MKYHVEVDGAGFEVERLVSGLRLNGSERAAEFAWLADGEIQLTLDGANHRVFARRTPAGWRLTVRGRTFDVTVEDERTRALRALADQGAGGRGPQELRAPMPGLITRVLAEAGQRVSAGDGLVVIEAMKMENELRARGPGTVAEIEVRAGDVVDRDQVLVTLEAETR; encoded by the coding sequence ATGAAGTACCATGTCGAGGTGGATGGCGCGGGCTTCGAGGTCGAACGGCTGGTCTCCGGGCTGCGCCTGAACGGTTCGGAGCGGGCAGCGGAGTTCGCGTGGCTGGCGGATGGTGAAATCCAGCTCACCCTGGATGGCGCGAACCACCGCGTGTTCGCGCGCCGGACGCCCGCCGGGTGGCGGCTGACCGTGCGCGGCCGGACCTTCGACGTCACGGTGGAGGACGAACGTACCCGGGCGCTCCGCGCACTGGCCGATCAGGGCGCGGGGGGGCGGGGACCGCAGGAGTTGCGCGCGCCGATGCCGGGGCTGATCACGCGGGTCCTCGCGGAAGCCGGGCAGCGCGTGAGCGCCGGCGATGGACTGGTCGTGATCGAAGCCATGAAGATGGAGAACGAATTGCGCGCCCGTGGACCGGGAACGGTGGCCGAAATCGAGGTCCGCGCCGGCGATGTCGTGGATCGCGACCAGGTTCTCGTGACGCTCGAGGCGGAGACCCGGTGA
- a CDS encoding methylmalonyl-CoA mutase family protein codes for MNARRPVFSTTSGTEIDPVYEAGDANPDRALPGEFPYTRGVYPTMYRGRLWTMRQYAGFGTAAATNARFRYLLESGQTGLSVAFDLPTQMGYDSDDARVRGEVGRVGVAIDSIEDMHRLFEEIPLERVSTAMTINATAPVLLAMYAGVARERGIDPAVLRGTLQNDVLKEFIARGTYIYPVEPSLRFVTDVFDFCSRKMPRWRSISISGYHIREAGATAAQELAFTIANGLEYVSRAIERGLEIDDFAPGLSFFFSADRLFFEEVAKFRAARRMWARLMRDRFGAAEESCRLKFHTQTSGAALTAQQPLNNVVRVAVQALSAVLGGTQSLHTNSYDEALSLPGADAARLALRTQQVLAAETGVGDTVDPLGGSYFVESLTDDIEARAREYLARVEELGGPVQAIDYMREEIHLAARRHQEAIESGELEVVGVNLHADAEPVEMPKAPDFARLADEQRLRLTRLRAERSDADVEAALAGIRRAAAGDANLLPVLIDAARRRVTLGEISHALREVWGEYRPG; via the coding sequence GTGAACGCACGGCGCCCGGTCTTCTCCACCACGAGCGGGACCGAAATCGATCCGGTCTACGAGGCGGGCGATGCGAACCCGGATCGGGCCTTGCCCGGCGAGTTCCCCTACACGCGCGGCGTGTACCCCACGATGTACCGCGGGCGGCTATGGACGATGCGCCAGTACGCCGGCTTCGGCACGGCCGCGGCGACGAACGCGCGCTTCCGCTATCTGCTGGAATCCGGACAGACCGGTCTCTCCGTTGCCTTCGACCTTCCGACTCAGATGGGCTACGACTCCGACGATGCCAGGGTGCGGGGAGAAGTCGGACGGGTCGGCGTGGCGATCGACTCGATCGAAGACATGCACCGGCTGTTCGAGGAGATCCCGCTCGAACGCGTCTCGACGGCGATGACGATCAACGCCACGGCGCCCGTGCTCCTCGCGATGTACGCAGGCGTGGCCCGGGAACGGGGTATCGATCCGGCCGTCCTCCGGGGCACGCTCCAGAACGACGTGCTGAAGGAGTTCATCGCGCGGGGGACGTACATCTATCCGGTGGAGCCCAGCCTCCGGTTCGTGACGGACGTATTCGACTTCTGCTCCCGTAAGATGCCGCGCTGGCGCTCGATCTCCATCAGTGGGTACCACATTCGCGAGGCCGGCGCGACGGCGGCCCAGGAGCTGGCCTTCACGATCGCCAACGGTCTCGAGTACGTGAGCCGCGCCATCGAGCGTGGGTTGGAGATCGACGACTTCGCTCCCGGGCTCAGCTTCTTCTTCTCGGCCGACCGGCTGTTCTTCGAAGAGGTTGCAAAGTTCCGCGCCGCCCGCCGCATGTGGGCCCGGCTCATGCGGGACCGCTTCGGAGCCGCGGAAGAGAGCTGTCGACTGAAGTTCCACACCCAGACGTCGGGGGCGGCGTTGACGGCCCAACAGCCGTTGAACAACGTCGTGCGCGTCGCCGTTCAGGCGCTCTCCGCGGTTCTGGGGGGGACGCAGTCGCTGCACACGAACAGCTACGACGAAGCGCTCTCGCTTCCCGGAGCGGACGCGGCCCGCCTCGCGCTCCGCACGCAGCAGGTCCTGGCGGCCGAAACCGGTGTCGGAGACACCGTCGACCCCCTGGGGGGCTCCTACTTCGTGGAGTCGCTCACGGACGACATCGAGGCGCGGGCCCGGGAGTATCTCGCTCGCGTCGAGGAACTGGGCGGCCCCGTGCAGGCGATCGACTACATGAGGGAGGAGATCCACCTCGCCGCCCGCCGCCATCAGGAGGCGATCGAGAGCGGCGAACTCGAGGTGGTCGGCGTGAACCTGCACGCGGATGCCGAACCGGTCGAAATGCCGAAGGCGCCGGATTTTGCTCGACTGGCGGATGAACAACGCCTGCGGCTCACGCGGCTCAGGGCGGAGAGGAGCGACGCGGACGTGGAAGCGGCGCTGGCGGGGATCCGGCGAGCGGCGGCCGGAGATGCTAACCTCCTGCCCGTTCTGATCGACGCCGCCAGGCGCCGCGTGACTCTGGGCGAGATCAGCCACGCGCTGCGCGAGGTGTGGGGAGAATACCGGCCCGGCTAG
- a CDS encoding zinc ribbon domain-containing protein, which yields MDPGARVPTYEYRCRSCRHEFERFQRMSDPAIRLCPLCGEEQVERLISSGGGIVFKGPGFYATDYRQAPEDGGKSAAAKASGDASSGSPESASSTSDGASSGSPDGGSDS from the coding sequence ATGGATCCAGGGGCACGAGTGCCAACGTACGAATACAGATGTCGCAGTTGTCGACACGAATTCGAGCGGTTCCAGCGCATGTCGGACCCGGCGATCCGCCTCTGTCCGTTGTGTGGGGAAGAGCAGGTGGAGCGGCTCATCTCGTCGGGAGGCGGGATCGTCTTCAAGGGGCCGGGTTTCTACGCCACCGACTATCGGCAGGCGCCGGAGGACGGCGGGAAGTCCGCGGCCGCCAAGGCCTCGGGCGATGCCTCCTCCGGGTCGCCGGAAAGCGCCTCGTCCACGTCCGATGGCGCCTCCTCCGGGTCGCCGGACGGCGGGTCCGACTCGTGA
- the argS gene encoding arginine--tRNA ligase, producing the protein MTRDAGLTRLSEALESALSAAGAPEGFSPGLERPRDPTHGDWASNAALVLAKRLGQPPRALAARVCELIDPAAAGIAAVEVAGPGFLNFRLSDQSIWPRLTEVIEAGRDWGRTQASPALRVNVEFVSANPTGPLHVAHGRGAALGDAVASLLEWAGHDVTREFYVNDAGRQIELLGESVEARYEETAGRPATVPEGGYHGEYVRDVALTIRDAAGPGFLASLPPEARQAHFRREAVRLLREEQAADLSRFGVDMDLFYSERSLYESGAIDHLLEALEDGGLIYRSQGATWLRTSGYGDEKDRVLIKSDGSFTYFLPDLAYHLDKARRGFDIAIDVWGADHQGHEKRMLAALCGLSCPDLLEVLIIQLVTVLRDGREVRMSKRAGRFVTLGELVEETGPDVARYFFLMRRAEVHLNFDLDLALDTSDANPVYKVQYAHARMCSVFRRAEVVADDVPAFVEVPDGFGTPAEREVALSVLRLPEVIAAAATSRAPHLVCAYLEETAGLVNAWYHQGNLDPAQRILADVPERAARIRLARAVQLTLRNGLRALGLSAPETMTREAK; encoded by the coding sequence GTGACGCGCGACGCCGGGCTGACTCGGCTCTCCGAGGCGCTCGAATCCGCCCTTTCGGCCGCGGGGGCTCCGGAGGGCTTCTCCCCGGGGTTGGAACGGCCGCGGGATCCGACGCACGGAGACTGGGCGTCCAACGCGGCGCTCGTGCTCGCGAAGAGACTGGGCCAGCCTCCCCGGGCACTCGCGGCGCGCGTCTGCGAACTGATCGATCCCGCGGCCGCCGGCATCGCGGCGGTGGAAGTCGCGGGCCCGGGATTCCTGAACTTCCGGCTCTCCGATCAATCCATCTGGCCCCGACTGACGGAGGTCATCGAGGCGGGCCGTGACTGGGGACGGACACAGGCTTCACCCGCGCTCCGCGTCAACGTGGAGTTCGTTTCCGCCAACCCGACGGGGCCGCTGCATGTGGCCCATGGTCGTGGCGCGGCGCTCGGGGACGCGGTCGCGTCGCTGCTGGAGTGGGCCGGACACGACGTGACGCGCGAGTTCTACGTGAACGACGCGGGACGGCAGATCGAACTCCTCGGCGAATCCGTCGAGGCACGCTACGAGGAAACGGCCGGGCGGCCGGCGACGGTTCCCGAAGGCGGGTATCACGGCGAGTACGTGCGCGATGTCGCGCTGACGATTCGAGACGCCGCCGGCCCGGGGTTTCTCGCCTCGCTCCCGCCGGAAGCGCGCCAGGCGCACTTTCGGCGCGAAGCGGTGCGACTGCTCCGCGAGGAACAGGCGGCGGACCTGTCGCGCTTCGGCGTTGACATGGATCTGTTTTACTCCGAGCGCTCGCTCTACGAGTCCGGAGCGATAGACCACCTCCTGGAGGCGCTGGAGGACGGCGGCCTCATCTATCGCTCGCAGGGGGCGACCTGGCTTCGGACCTCCGGTTACGGCGACGAGAAGGACCGGGTCCTCATCAAGAGCGACGGCTCGTTCACCTATTTCCTGCCGGATCTCGCCTATCACCTCGACAAGGCGCGGCGCGGCTTCGACATCGCGATCGACGTCTGGGGTGCGGATCATCAGGGCCACGAGAAGCGCATGCTGGCGGCCCTGTGCGGCCTGTCGTGCCCGGACCTGCTCGAGGTCCTGATCATCCAGCTCGTCACCGTCCTGCGCGACGGCAGGGAAGTCCGGATGAGCAAGCGGGCCGGACGCTTCGTGACGCTGGGCGAACTCGTGGAGGAGACGGGTCCGGACGTGGCGCGGTATTTTTTCCTCATGCGCCGCGCGGAGGTCCATCTCAACTTCGATCTCGACCTCGCTCTGGATACGTCGGATGCGAATCCGGTCTACAAGGTGCAGTACGCGCATGCGCGCATGTGCAGCGTGTTCCGCAGGGCGGAGGTCGTCGCCGACGACGTTCCGGCCTTCGTCGAGGTTCCAGACGGCTTCGGCACCCCGGCCGAGCGTGAAGTCGCCCTCTCCGTCCTGAGGCTTCCCGAGGTCATCGCGGCGGCCGCAACGAGCCGCGCCCCGCACCTGGTCTGTGCGTACCTGGAGGAGACGGCGGGGCTCGTGAACGCCTGGTATCACCAGGGGAACCTGGATCCGGCGCAGAGAATCCTGGCGGACGTGCCGGAGCGGGCGGCGAGAATCCGGCTCGCGCGCGCGGTTCAGCTCACACTGCGCAACGGGCTGCGGGCGCTCGGCCTCTCCGCCCCCGAAACCATGACCCGGGAGGCGAAGTGA
- a CDS encoding PfkB family carbohydrate kinase has product MNVRATGNGAGGTGAGSILVVGSVALDEISTPAGHQEDVVGGTAVNFSAAASLFAPVQLVGVIGDDYPTGELDFLRRRSVDLSGLEQRSGRSFRWGGLYHRDMNTRDTTFTELGVFADFHPTIPDAFRSAPWAFLGAIDPALQLEVLDQIESPVLAACDTMNYWIDGTPERLADVIARIDLITLNDEEAKQLSGEHNLARAARWIQSRGPRHVVIKKGEHGAVLLTSDGFFITPGFPLDDVVDPTGAGDAFAGGLIGYLARCGSIAGPALRRAVVYGCALGSFACEAFGARRMVTLTMAEVEDRVRSFGTLTRFDVPADRGKTLR; this is encoded by the coding sequence GTGAACGTCCGCGCCACCGGAAACGGCGCCGGCGGGACCGGAGCGGGGTCGATCCTCGTCGTGGGCAGCGTCGCGCTGGATGAGATTTCGACCCCCGCCGGACACCAGGAGGACGTGGTCGGCGGGACGGCGGTCAACTTCAGCGCCGCGGCCTCGCTGTTCGCGCCGGTCCAGCTCGTCGGGGTCATCGGCGACGACTATCCGACGGGCGAACTCGACTTCCTCCGGCGCAGGAGCGTGGATCTGTCGGGGCTCGAGCAGCGATCCGGCCGCAGCTTCCGGTGGGGCGGCCTCTATCACCGGGACATGAATACGAGGGACACGACCTTCACCGAGCTGGGGGTTTTCGCGGACTTCCATCCGACGATTCCCGACGCCTTCCGGAGTGCGCCCTGGGCCTTTCTGGGCGCCATCGACCCCGCACTTCAGCTCGAGGTGCTGGATCAGATCGAGTCGCCCGTGCTCGCGGCGTGCGACACGATGAACTACTGGATCGACGGGACGCCGGAGCGTCTCGCCGACGTCATCGCAAGGATTGACCTGATCACCCTGAACGATGAAGAGGCGAAACAGCTTTCGGGGGAGCACAACCTGGCCCGGGCCGCGCGCTGGATTCAGAGCCGGGGCCCGCGCCACGTCGTGATCAAGAAGGGGGAGCACGGAGCCGTGCTCCTCACGAGCGACGGTTTCTTCATCACCCCCGGCTTCCCGCTCGACGACGTGGTGGACCCCACCGGAGCCGGCGATGCGTTCGCGGGCGGTTTGATCGGGTATCTGGCGCGCTGCGGTTCGATTGCGGGACCCGCGTTGAGGCGCGCCGTCGTGTACGGTTGTGCGCTCGGTTCCTTCGCGTGCGAGGCCTTCGGCGCGCGCCGTATGGTGACGCTCACGATGGCCGAAGTGGAGGACCGGGTGCGAAGCTTCGGGACGCTCACCAGATTCGATGTGCCAGCAGACCGTGGCAAGACCCTGCGTTAG